One stretch of Bremerella cremea DNA includes these proteins:
- a CDS encoding DUF502 domain-containing protein: MAKELSNTNPPPINGFHSFRRAVLRGLAIAAPPLLTIVIFIWIFATIQNYILVPIETTARTAIVWFIQDIHRDLPGAAPEDVTTTYDSTVYHKTVNGQWVPAKIYNAVYNNLHDQLMPVTGYGVYEQYVQQTFLKRKVTIPCVLSVCILALYFAGKFLAGGLGRILWNASEHQIMNRLPIIRNVYGSVKQVTDFLLNEQEIQFTRVVAVEYPRKGMWSLGFVTSESLLDIQDKAGEPVVTVLIPTSPMPATGFTVNAKKSETIELNITLDQAFQFIVSCGVVVPPHQNTQGSPVAGQIQARLKKQEKESNDTDLHSENG; encoded by the coding sequence ATGGCCAAAGAACTCTCGAATACCAACCCGCCGCCAATAAACGGGTTTCATAGTTTTCGCCGTGCGGTCTTACGTGGTCTGGCGATTGCAGCTCCTCCGTTGCTGACCATCGTGATCTTCATTTGGATTTTTGCAACAATCCAAAACTATATTTTGGTTCCTATAGAAACGACCGCGCGCACAGCAATTGTGTGGTTCATTCAGGACATCCACCGCGACCTACCAGGTGCGGCGCCAGAAGATGTAACAACGACTTACGATTCGACCGTATATCACAAAACGGTAAATGGGCAGTGGGTACCAGCAAAAATTTACAACGCGGTTTACAATAACCTGCACGATCAACTGATGCCGGTGACCGGCTACGGTGTCTACGAGCAGTACGTGCAGCAAACGTTTCTCAAGCGGAAGGTGACGATACCGTGTGTTTTGTCGGTATGCATTCTGGCGCTTTACTTCGCTGGCAAATTTCTCGCTGGCGGTCTCGGTAGAATTCTTTGGAATGCCTCAGAGCACCAGATCATGAACCGCTTGCCGATTATTCGCAACGTTTATGGCTCGGTGAAGCAAGTTACCGACTTCCTCCTGAACGAGCAGGAGATTCAATTTACCCGCGTTGTCGCCGTGGAATACCCGCGAAAAGGGATGTGGTCGCTAGGTTTCGTCACAAGCGAAAGCCTGCTCGATATTCAAGATAAAGCAGGCGAGCCCGTGGTTACGGTGCTGATACCGACCTCTCCGATGCCTGCGACCGGATTTACGGTCAATGCGAAAAAAAGCGAAACGATTGAATTAAACATTACGCTCGATCAAGCCTTTCAATTTATTGTTAGCTGTGGAGTGGTGGTTCCTCCACACCAAAATACGCAAGGGTCGCCCGTCGCGGGCCAAATTCAGGCCCGGCTAAAAAAACAGGAAAAGGAATCAAACGACACCGATCTCCACTCGGAAAACGGCTGA
- the hemC gene encoding hydroxymethylbilane synthase codes for MNGEPLRIGTRSSPLALWQATWVAQELRQSGQPVEIVHVSTTGDVTTGPLGEIGGQGLFTKEIQAALLDNRVDIAVHSLKDLPTEQTPGLALAAVPVREACGDVLVSRGGFHVDTLPHGAIIGTGSVRRRAQLLHVRSDLDIRDIRGNVETRLRKMDEGEYDAIVLAEAGLRRLEMAERIVHVMDKRIMLPAVGQGALGIEVREKDHRARQAVSVLHHPDSYHCVQAERRLLAELRGGCLAPVGAWGRIEVERNLLHLDGIVISGDGVQKISAYACGPPEKAEEIGRQVASQLIIQGAQRIISYARNTGGRG; via the coding sequence ATGAACGGTGAGCCTCTCCGCATTGGTACGCGCAGCAGTCCTTTAGCCCTTTGGCAGGCAACTTGGGTCGCCCAGGAATTACGCCAGAGTGGCCAGCCCGTCGAGATCGTGCATGTTTCGACCACCGGCGACGTAACCACCGGTCCGCTCGGCGAGATTGGTGGCCAAGGGCTCTTCACCAAAGAGATCCAAGCGGCGCTGTTGGATAACCGCGTAGATATCGCGGTCCACAGCCTGAAAGACCTCCCGACAGAGCAAACGCCAGGGCTCGCTTTAGCAGCCGTACCGGTACGGGAAGCGTGTGGCGATGTCTTGGTTTCGCGCGGCGGTTTTCATGTCGATACATTGCCCCATGGTGCTATCATTGGTACCGGCAGCGTCCGACGACGCGCTCAACTGCTGCACGTCCGCTCTGATCTCGATATCCGTGATATTCGCGGAAACGTAGAGACTCGTTTGCGAAAAATGGACGAGGGTGAATACGATGCAATCGTCCTCGCTGAAGCCGGACTGCGGCGTTTGGAAATGGCTGAACGCATTGTCCATGTGATGGACAAACGAATCATGCTGCCGGCTGTAGGCCAAGGTGCCCTCGGCATCGAAGTCCGCGAAAAAGATCACCGGGCACGGCAAGCAGTCAGTGTGCTGCATCACCCCGATAGCTATCACTGCGTTCAGGCGGAACGCAGACTCTTAGCGGAACTACGTGGTGGGTGTCTTGCTCCTGTGGGTGCTTGGGGACGCATTGAAGTCGAGCGCAACCTCCTTCACTTGGACGGCATCGTCATCAGTGGCGATGGCGTGCAAAAGATCTCGGCTTATGCCTGCGGTCCGCCTGAGAAAGCGGAAGAGATTGGCCGCCAAGTTGCTTCGCAGTTGATCATTCAAGGCGCTCAACGCATTATTAGCTACGCGCGGAACACCGGCGGACGCGGTTAA
- the flgG gene encoding flagellar basal-body rod protein FlgG yields the protein MSVQTLYTAATGMQSMQTKLDVIANNLANVNTNGFKKDRANFEDLFYDHITLPGNRDAAGNLTPTGTEVGLGVRVSSTQTDYTQGAFISTDRELDLLIEGEGFFQLSDPSGEIVYSRAGNFAVNSNGQVVQGSASIGRPIQPAITIPQDATAIEVSTDGIVSVRQPGSNTLNEVGQIQLATFINPEGLIKLGDGLFAETASSSAPITANPQTNGLGTIRKGMLEASNVEPVQELIDLITTQRSFELNSQTVQAGDQILQLISNLRR from the coding sequence ATGAGCGTTCAAACCCTTTACACCGCAGCCACCGGCATGCAGTCGATGCAGACAAAGCTCGACGTGATTGCCAATAATCTGGCCAATGTGAACACGAACGGCTTCAAGAAGGATCGTGCCAACTTTGAAGATCTCTTCTACGATCACATCACCCTGCCAGGCAACCGGGACGCTGCCGGTAACCTAACCCCCACCGGTACCGAAGTAGGTCTGGGGGTTCGCGTTTCCAGTACGCAAACCGACTATACCCAAGGGGCATTCATCTCAACCGATCGAGAGCTCGATCTGCTGATTGAAGGAGAAGGTTTCTTTCAGTTGAGCGATCCAAGTGGTGAGATCGTTTATTCGCGAGCAGGGAATTTTGCCGTCAATTCCAACGGCCAAGTCGTGCAAGGCTCGGCCTCGATCGGACGCCCCATTCAGCCCGCGATCACGATTCCTCAAGATGCGACCGCCATTGAAGTCAGCACCGATGGCATCGTATCGGTTCGCCAGCCTGGTTCCAACACGCTGAACGAAGTTGGCCAGATTCAGTTGGCAACGTTCATCAACCCTGAAGGCTTGATCAAGTTGGGTGACGGACTTTTCGCCGAAACGGCTTCCTCCAGTGCTCCTATTACGGCGAACCCGCAAACCAACGGCTTGGGTACTATTCGCAAAGGCATGCTGGAAGCCTCGAACGTCGAACCTGTTCAAGAGCTAATCGATCTGATCACCACGCAGCGATCGTTTGAATTGAACTCGCAAACCGTTCAAGCCGGCGACCAGATTCTGCAACTGATCTCGAACTTGCGTCGATAG
- a CDS encoding orotidine 5'-phosphate decarboxylase / HUMPS family protein — translation MRPIVQISLDLTNIDEALETAHLAMRAGVDWLEAGTPLILAEGLHGVRKLREAFPETPIVADLKTMDGGYLEAEMMAKAGATHVVVMARAHEETIRCVVKAGADFGCQVMGDNMVSEDMVAGAKRLEDLGCGYVIHHIGYDERRGIAARGLRMPSPLDQLREVVQAVSVPVQAVGGLSLEQAIACPQYGAPLVVLGAPLTIDADAFKTADGDLEASLRMICDAVHAQDVA, via the coding sequence ATGCGCCCCATCGTTCAAATCTCTCTCGACTTGACCAATATTGACGAAGCCCTGGAAACGGCCCACTTGGCGATGCGGGCCGGAGTCGACTGGCTGGAAGCTGGCACGCCGTTGATCTTGGCGGAAGGACTGCATGGCGTTCGCAAGCTGCGCGAAGCTTTTCCCGAAACCCCAATCGTGGCCGACCTAAAAACGATGGACGGCGGCTACCTGGAAGCCGAAATGATGGCCAAAGCTGGGGCTACGCACGTGGTGGTGATGGCCCGCGCCCACGAAGAAACGATCCGCTGCGTGGTCAAAGCTGGTGCCGACTTCGGTTGCCAAGTGATGGGAGACAACATGGTCTCCGAGGACATGGTCGCCGGAGCAAAGCGGCTGGAAGATCTTGGCTGCGGCTATGTCATTCACCATATTGGCTACGACGAACGCCGTGGGATTGCGGCACGTGGCTTAAGGATGCCAAGCCCCTTGGATCAACTGCGTGAAGTCGTTCAAGCGGTTAGCGTGCCGGTGCAAGCGGTCGGCGGGTTGTCACTCGAACAAGCGATCGCTTGTCCTCAGTATGGCGCGCCGCTAGTCGTGCTTGGGGCTCCCTTGACGATCGATGCCGACGCATTCAAGACCGCCGATGGAGATCTGGAAGCTTCGCTCCGCATGATTTGCGACGCCGTGCATGCCCAGGATGTTGCATAA
- a CDS encoding sugar phosphate isomerase/epimerase family protein, whose translation MPQLAAFPKAYMQALCKDGSMKLTEWFDLATTLDIDGLEFYAGFLEMADEANWPRFRQQVEDLGMTIPMLCCSPDFTHPDVGFREAEIAKQKRWIEMTYTLGGSYCRVLSGQRRPELSVAEGVKLAADSISACLPFAQARGVTLILENHYKDDFWDYPEFAQKMDVFCDLVAAIDHPNFGVNYDPSNAFLAGDDPLELLKRVSDRVVTMHASDRYLLEGTLEDLRREEGGSQGYAKRLSHGEIGKGLNDYDAIFSELKSQGFDSWISIEDGVDGIEQLRRSADFLRQKIAQHWGND comes from the coding sequence ATGCCTCAACTTGCCGCCTTTCCCAAAGCCTACATGCAAGCTCTCTGCAAAGATGGCTCGATGAAACTAACCGAGTGGTTCGATCTAGCTACCACGCTCGATATCGACGGTCTCGAGTTCTATGCGGGCTTCCTCGAAATGGCGGATGAAGCAAACTGGCCTCGATTCCGCCAGCAAGTGGAAGACCTCGGCATGACAATCCCCATGCTCTGCTGTTCGCCTGACTTCACGCATCCCGATGTGGGCTTTCGGGAAGCGGAGATTGCCAAGCAGAAACGTTGGATCGAAATGACCTACACATTGGGTGGCAGCTATTGCCGCGTGCTTAGTGGGCAGCGGCGTCCTGAGTTAAGCGTAGCAGAAGGCGTCAAGCTGGCAGCGGATAGCATTAGTGCTTGCCTGCCGTTCGCCCAAGCGCGTGGCGTCACTTTGATTCTAGAGAATCACTACAAAGACGACTTTTGGGACTACCCTGAATTCGCGCAGAAGATGGATGTCTTCTGCGATTTAGTCGCCGCGATCGATCACCCGAACTTCGGCGTGAACTACGACCCGAGCAACGCCTTTCTGGCCGGAGACGATCCGTTGGAACTGCTCAAGCGAGTATCCGATCGAGTCGTGACGATGCACGCCAGCGATCGCTACTTGCTGGAAGGAACCTTGGAAGATTTGCGGCGGGAAGAAGGGGGAAGTCAAGGTTACGCTAAGCGTCTAAGTCATGGCGAAATCGGCAAAGGGCTTAACGACTACGATGCGATCTTCAGCGAACTGAAAAGCCAAGGCTTCGACAGTTGGATCAGCATTGAAGATGGCGTGGACGGCATCGAGCAGCTTCGGCGCAGCGCCGATTTTCTTCGTCAGAAAATCGCCCAGCACTGGGGCAACGATTAA
- a CDS encoding SGNH/GDSL hydrolase family protein: MRTALACLLLFSLLNVAAAQQPILKQGDRLAIIGDSITEQKQYSKFMETYLLACHPELDIKCFQFGWGGERAPGFASRMENDLIPWHPDVITTCYGMNDGSYRAYDDNIGKAYEKGMRDIIDRMKKEGVTVVVGSPGVVDSFTWARDRADFDQVYNANLKQLGEIAKSLAEENNFSHADVFGEMHDSMVAAKGKLGEEYPVAGNDGVHPSANGHLIMAYAFLKALGVSGDIGTITINIGGDPEASAGHKIVEADKEGTVEIESTRYPFCFTGNDKDPNGTVSILPFTPFNEDLNRFTLKVNNLSAPEAEVTFGDQTKTFTKEQLSTGINLAAEFLDNPFSQPFDNVMNQVARKQAFETSMIKSLVTNFRQFQGLSKEDPEIQSAMDVLRDKMFAVDDKAYAKAKDAVVPVRYTIKVQPKN, translated from the coding sequence ATGCGTACTGCCTTGGCTTGTTTACTTTTGTTTAGCCTGTTGAATGTCGCCGCTGCTCAGCAGCCGATTTTGAAACAAGGAGATCGTCTGGCCATCATTGGCGATTCGATCACCGAACAGAAACAATACAGCAAGTTCATGGAAACCTACCTTTTGGCTTGCCACCCCGAACTGGACATCAAGTGCTTCCAGTTCGGCTGGGGTGGTGAACGAGCCCCTGGGTTTGCCAGTCGCATGGAAAACGATTTAATCCCGTGGCACCCCGATGTCATCACCACATGCTACGGTATGAACGATGGTTCGTATCGCGCATACGACGACAACATCGGCAAAGCTTATGAAAAGGGCATGCGGGACATCATCGACCGCATGAAGAAGGAAGGAGTGACGGTGGTTGTCGGTTCACCAGGCGTCGTCGATAGCTTCACCTGGGCCCGTGATCGTGCCGACTTCGATCAAGTTTACAACGCGAACCTGAAACAACTCGGCGAGATCGCTAAGTCGCTCGCAGAGGAAAATAATTTCTCGCATGCCGATGTCTTTGGCGAAATGCACGATTCGATGGTGGCCGCCAAAGGGAAACTGGGGGAAGAATACCCCGTTGCCGGTAACGATGGAGTTCACCCGAGTGCCAACGGCCACTTGATCATGGCCTATGCCTTTCTCAAGGCCCTTGGCGTCAGTGGCGACATTGGTACCATCACCATCAACATCGGTGGCGATCCGGAAGCCTCGGCCGGGCATAAGATTGTCGAAGCCGACAAGGAAGGTACCGTCGAAATCGAAAGCACGCGGTATCCGTTCTGCTTCACCGGGAACGACAAGGACCCCAACGGCACGGTCAGCATCTTGCCGTTTACCCCCTTCAACGAAGACCTAAACCGTTTCACCCTGAAAGTTAACAATCTTTCGGCACCCGAAGCGGAAGTTACCTTTGGCGATCAAACCAAAACGTTCACCAAAGAACAGCTCTCGACGGGAATTAATTTGGCTGCCGAGTTCCTCGACAATCCATTCTCGCAACCTTTTGATAACGTGATGAATCAAGTGGCGCGGAAACAAGCTTTCGAGACCAGCATGATCAAAAGCTTGGTCACTAATTTCCGCCAGTTCCAGGGGCTGAGTAAAGAAGACCCTGAAATCCAATCGGCCATGGATGTTCTCCGCGACAAGATGTTTGCCGTCGACGACAAAGCGTACGCCAAAGCGAAAGACGCCGTCGTGCCGGTTCGCTATACCATTAAGGTTCAGCCAAAGAACTAA
- a CDS encoding ComF family protein, whose product MRTSFLRQASQTVRRVGRDLLEILLPGACCLCQGEVSNYRHPYVLCDRCQLELPQWRKCVRCSAVLAHANELSSENCPACHHLSLPFESITAVGNYEGALGEAILNSKTSRGAASAWDLGQLLAQQLPTDWSPEPMVVAVPMHWTRRIRRGMSSAAVIAQSLAAYKNWKSEKLVACHRRLAKQSELSFTARKRNVQGAFQVVGALATDQPILLVDDILTTGSTLSELAKTLRRAGAAAIHVAVVARSTGAFSDV is encoded by the coding sequence ATGCGAACTTCTTTCCTACGACAAGCCTCGCAGACGGTTCGTCGCGTCGGTCGCGACTTGCTAGAGATTCTGCTCCCAGGGGCTTGTTGCCTGTGCCAGGGCGAAGTGTCCAACTATCGACACCCGTATGTTCTTTGCGATCGATGCCAGCTGGAGCTTCCCCAGTGGCGTAAATGTGTTCGCTGTTCGGCGGTACTCGCTCACGCGAACGAGCTCTCGTCTGAGAACTGTCCGGCATGCCACCACCTGTCTCTTCCGTTTGAGAGCATCACGGCCGTAGGAAACTACGAAGGTGCGCTAGGAGAAGCGATCCTCAACTCCAAGACCAGCCGTGGAGCCGCTAGTGCGTGGGACTTGGGGCAGCTACTTGCTCAACAACTGCCCACGGACTGGTCGCCAGAGCCAATGGTTGTTGCCGTGCCGATGCACTGGACGCGCCGCATTCGTCGCGGCATGAGCTCTGCTGCGGTCATCGCACAATCTTTAGCAGCCTACAAGAATTGGAAAAGCGAAAAGCTGGTCGCCTGCCATCGCCGTCTGGCCAAGCAAAGCGAGCTTTCTTTCACGGCTCGCAAGAGGAACGTGCAAGGCGCGTTTCAAGTAGTCGGGGCACTTGCCACCGATCAACCGATTCTGCTGGTCGACGATATTTTAACGACTGGATCGACGTTATCGGAACTGGCAAAAACGCTGCGACGAGCAGGAGCAGCGGCTATCCATGTTGCCGTGGTGGCTCGGTCTACTGGGGCGTTCTCTGACGTTTAA
- a CDS encoding flagellar hook-basal body protein, with protein MVYGLYISAEGAQAQSRRLEVISNNLANVDTPGFKNEFAILEARDSEAINQYLDSPGSGSINNIGGGVMVRETATNFNRGPITPTGNPADIAIRGEGYFQVLNDGQVLLTRAGNFMFMPDGSLTTQEGFPVLGSDGTPVQVNPEAKAVHVGNYFNERGEVVIGGDIIPLGIAKPTSNADLVKFGQNFFRSMGAAGQIPDEDRLAAPGMLERSSANSITEMMSMIETTRAYESNISMIKTQDETLGNLLSRVLRQN; from the coding sequence ATGGTTTACGGCCTATACATTTCGGCGGAAGGAGCCCAAGCTCAGTCGCGACGACTCGAGGTGATCTCGAATAACCTCGCGAACGTCGATACGCCTGGGTTCAAAAACGAATTCGCGATCCTCGAAGCACGCGATTCGGAAGCCATCAATCAATACCTCGACTCACCTGGTTCGGGCAGCATCAACAACATCGGCGGCGGGGTGATGGTTCGCGAGACGGCCACGAATTTCAATCGTGGCCCGATCACTCCGACCGGCAACCCAGCTGATATCGCGATCCGAGGCGAAGGTTACTTTCAGGTTCTCAACGATGGTCAGGTCTTACTGACGCGTGCTGGGAACTTCATGTTCATGCCCGATGGCAGCTTGACCACGCAAGAAGGTTTTCCTGTCCTAGGCAGCGATGGCACACCGGTTCAAGTCAATCCGGAAGCCAAGGCCGTTCACGTCGGCAACTACTTCAACGAACGCGGCGAAGTTGTCATTGGTGGCGACATTATTCCTTTGGGAATTGCCAAGCCAACCTCGAATGCCGACCTGGTGAAGTTCGGTCAGAACTTTTTCCGCTCCATGGGAGCAGCCGGCCAAATTCCAGACGAAGATCGCTTGGCGGCTCCTGGCATGCTGGAACGATCGTCGGCCAACTCGATTACCGAGATGATGTCCATGATCGAAACGACGCGTGCCTACGAATCCAACATCAGCATGATCAAAACCCAGGACGAGACGCTTGGCAACTTGCTAAGCCGCGTCTTACGACAGAACTAA
- the flgA gene encoding flagellar basal body P-ring formation chaperone FlgA — protein MKIAHSIRFTLAVLVSFALAAVAHAESGKVTLKTAAMISGPITCLGEIAVIDVADPVLREQLLKLHLSPAPTVGQSTYLTINDIRSILAARGYSAQQIAVSGSSRVRLEAVVTPVKATTDEAPARSLPRRTFGGQVLSSPREQEVITVAHVVRNVRRGEIIQPDDVEMRELSVIRREDSYPENLTSVIGKEAARGISADRPIASKDVREPVIVRRNEAVTILARAGNIIVRREMLALNDAGKGELVEVQPITPQTYGRARESERFQAQVVGPGEAVVLTGYTKVHPSPAVHPIAPQGARR, from the coding sequence ATGAAAATCGCTCATTCAATTCGATTCACCTTGGCCGTCTTGGTCAGCTTTGCTCTGGCAGCGGTAGCTCACGCTGAAAGCGGCAAGGTCACGCTGAAAACAGCGGCGATGATTTCCGGGCCGATTACTTGCCTTGGAGAAATCGCGGTAATCGATGTTGCCGATCCAGTTCTGCGAGAACAACTGCTCAAGCTGCATCTATCACCCGCCCCGACCGTAGGCCAGTCTACCTATCTGACAATCAACGACATCCGTTCAATCTTGGCAGCCCGTGGTTATTCGGCGCAACAAATTGCCGTTTCCGGTTCAAGCCGAGTACGACTTGAAGCGGTAGTCACCCCAGTAAAAGCAACGACCGACGAAGCCCCCGCTCGCTCACTACCGCGACGGACCTTTGGAGGACAGGTGCTTTCCTCGCCGAGAGAGCAAGAGGTCATCACGGTGGCGCACGTCGTGCGGAATGTTCGTCGTGGTGAAATTATTCAGCCCGATGATGTTGAAATGCGAGAGCTTTCGGTCATTCGTCGCGAAGATAGCTACCCCGAGAACTTAACAAGCGTGATTGGCAAAGAGGCTGCTCGCGGTATCTCTGCCGATCGTCCCATCGCCTCCAAAGACGTTCGCGAGCCTGTCATTGTGCGTCGCAACGAGGCCGTCACCATTTTGGCACGGGCTGGCAACATCATCGTGCGTCGCGAAATGTTGGCCCTAAACGATGCCGGCAAAGGGGAACTTGTCGAAGTTCAACCGATCACTCCGCAAACTTATGGCCGCGCTCGCGAATCGGAACGCTTTCAAGCTCAAGTCGTTGGGCCCGGCGAAGCCGTTGTGCTAACCGGTTACACGAAGGTTCATCCTTCACCAGCCGTTCACCCTATCGCCCCCCAGGGAGCCCGTCGATGA
- a CDS encoding zinc-binding dehydrogenase: MKSAAVVNFAPEKGAVELREIACPEIGHEDVLLEVANVGVCGSDLHQWTADHSWPVNYPVVLGHEFGGKILEVGSSVEGWQKGDRVVSETAAIIDQRSPMTRRGLYNLDPSRKGFGYGVDGAMTRYVRVPARILHSVPDSLPFEYACLTEPCCVAYNAVVRNARIEPGDRVVVLGPGTIGILCAAMARLCGAEVALVGLEADRRRLEIAQQHYGCEGIIGSPAEWARTRDGLGCDGVIDAAGASATLKIAMEVVRPAGWISKVGWGPQPLGFNLDPLVQKNVTLQGSFSHNWPIWERVLALLTSGQLDVKPIIGGVWPLDQWHEAFEKMHHGEVVKSVLKPV; encoded by the coding sequence ATGAAATCTGCAGCCGTGGTCAATTTTGCTCCGGAAAAGGGAGCGGTCGAATTACGTGAAATCGCATGCCCTGAGATTGGGCACGAAGATGTTCTTTTGGAAGTCGCCAATGTCGGGGTATGTGGCAGCGACCTTCACCAATGGACCGCCGACCATTCTTGGCCAGTGAATTATCCCGTGGTCCTTGGTCACGAATTCGGCGGCAAGATCCTCGAGGTCGGTTCCTCTGTCGAAGGCTGGCAGAAAGGAGACCGTGTCGTCAGCGAGACGGCTGCCATCATCGATCAGCGCAGCCCCATGACGCGTCGTGGCCTCTACAACCTCGATCCCAGCCGCAAGGGATTCGGGTATGGGGTCGATGGAGCGATGACTCGCTACGTCCGTGTTCCCGCTAGAATTTTGCATTCGGTCCCCGATAGCTTACCGTTTGAATATGCCTGCCTAACGGAACCGTGCTGCGTTGCTTACAACGCGGTTGTGCGAAATGCTCGGATCGAACCAGGCGATCGCGTTGTTGTGCTTGGTCCCGGTACCATCGGGATTCTGTGCGCGGCTATGGCTCGACTGTGCGGTGCCGAGGTGGCCTTGGTTGGCCTAGAGGCAGATCGTCGGCGTCTGGAAATTGCCCAGCAACATTACGGCTGCGAAGGGATCATCGGCAGCCCAGCCGAATGGGCGCGCACGCGAGACGGACTCGGCTGCGACGGGGTAATCGACGCCGCCGGAGCCAGTGCCACGTTAAAGATTGCCATGGAAGTCGTGCGTCCCGCTGGCTGGATCAGCAAGGTAGGCTGGGGACCGCAGCCCCTAGGCTTCAATCTCGATCCTTTGGTACAAAAGAACGTGACCCTCCAAGGGAGCTTCAGCCACAATTGGCCCATTTGGGAACGCGTGCTGGCCTTGCTCACCAGCGGACAACTCGACGTCAAACCAATCATCGGCGGCGTCTGGCCACTCGACCAATGGCACGAAGCTTTCGAGAAAATGCACCATGGCGAGGTCGTTAAGTCCGTCCTCAAACCGGTCTAG
- a CDS encoding LptF/LptG family permease codes for MTLIDRYLLIQFLKSFLIFFVSFTGLFIVIDSFNNLDEFLKYGDMTGSTFGVLWDYYSPRVFTFFGMTSGILTLIAAMFTVTWIQRHNEMTALMAAGISQARIVRPIIIAVLVIAVMGVLNRELLIPRYIDRLSRNAQDWMGESKKALQQKYDNQTDVLINGASTYANEQRIESPNFRLPDSYEGVGDQILGANAFYKPPTADRPGGFLVDGLTKPETTAGVPSIDLNGEPLVLMPGDNRWLNPNQCFLVTGLTFEQLTASSQWRDYASTYDLISTLSNRSLDVGADVRVEIHSRIVQPFLDITLLFLGLPIVLRKENRNIFVAIGYCLLVVIGFYAVTLACKAMGSSYYGIRSPALAAFIPLIIFVPIATAMSTPLRS; via the coding sequence ATGACCCTGATCGACCGCTACCTGCTGATTCAATTCCTCAAGTCGTTTCTGATCTTCTTTGTCAGCTTTACGGGGCTGTTCATTGTGATTGACTCGTTCAATAACCTGGACGAGTTTTTGAAATACGGCGACATGACCGGCAGTACGTTCGGTGTGCTGTGGGACTACTATAGTCCGCGGGTGTTTACCTTCTTTGGGATGACCAGCGGTATTCTGACGTTGATCGCTGCCATGTTCACGGTCACGTGGATTCAGCGGCATAATGAAATGACCGCTTTGATGGCGGCAGGAATCTCGCAGGCCAGAATCGTAAGGCCGATTATCATCGCGGTGCTGGTGATTGCCGTGATGGGTGTATTGAATCGTGAATTGTTGATCCCGCGTTACATTGATCGACTCAGCCGAAACGCCCAGGACTGGATGGGGGAATCGAAAAAGGCTTTGCAGCAGAAGTACGACAATCAAACTGACGTGCTTATCAACGGGGCCTCAACCTACGCTAACGAACAACGGATCGAGTCTCCTAATTTTCGTTTGCCGGACAGCTACGAAGGCGTTGGCGACCAAATTTTGGGGGCCAATGCTTTCTATAAGCCACCCACTGCCGATCGACCGGGGGGGTTCCTGGTAGATGGACTAACGAAACCAGAAACAACCGCAGGGGTTCCTTCCATTGACCTGAACGGTGAACCGCTTGTCTTAATGCCAGGCGACAATCGTTGGCTTAACCCGAACCAGTGTTTTCTGGTAACCGGCTTAACATTCGAGCAGTTGACGGCCAGCAGCCAGTGGCGAGATTATGCTTCGACTTACGATCTTATTTCGACGCTCAGCAATCGGAGCCTCGACGTTGGGGCAGACGTACGAGTAGAAATTCATAGCCGTATCGTACAGCCGTTTCTCGATATCACGTTGCTCTTTCTCGGCTTGCCGATTGTGCTGCGAAAAGAAAACCGCAACATCTTCGTCGCGATTGGCTATTGCCTATTGGTCGTTATCGGCTTCTATGCGGTGACGTTGGCTTGCAAAGCGATGGGAAGCAGCTACTACGGGATCCGCTCCCCTGCCCTGGCCGCGTTCATCCCCTTGATCATCTTTGTGCCGATAGCAACGGCCATGTCGACGCCGCTGCGAAGTTAA